One Desulfobulbus propionicus DSM 2032 DNA segment encodes these proteins:
- a CDS encoding response regulator encodes MITNLGKRFFVPTLIAIAVGVAVMLTAVTFNAKAAQEELRRRLQRETLLAARLIDSWLQAQLIDLTLWSRQESVVRALEEGDTPEENLRAAHRFLDTQRAGHPFYEASFLTDARGLVIAFAADQAQPLADLEIGDRAYVRQTLEGSQVVSPVLVSRLSGKRSFAITAPVTAGGRTIGLVGGMVDLATLKRLFINDFKLIPNGFALLADSSGQVIASSRDNEQTLSRFGNFAQRITGGGEGVFSQPIDNTETLTAFRRLHHADWSLAVNQPLDASLRPFLRAGQISIVASLVVLAGLSLVSLALFRRLITRRIRAMLPVIAQVKEGDLNSRIALDDAQEDEVSLVIASFNEMIGQLQTNIAALNKEIRLRSDSEQMLAYHQEHLEQLVAERSRELESAIIERKQMEERLARVEKLELIGTLAGGVAHDLNNILSGIITYPDLLLLKLPDDSPLVKPLRSIKLSGEKAAATIQDLLILARRGIATKQPVSLNAVVEEYLRGQEYQQLCKRRPGLELRVDLGPDLSPILGSPLHLAKTVANLVNNAAESMPQAGIIHLATANRPIEAPLALYEQIEPGRYVVLEVHDQGAALAPHDLTRIFEPFHTSKKMGRGGTGLGMAVVWGTVKDHDGFVDCESRADTGNRFSLFFPVTDAMPRPEPRQPVATIESPGPHERVLIVDDSAEQRELVLVTLKELGYTAVAAASGEQGMELLKQDRFDLVLLDMILGQGMDGLDTYRQILAHAPEQKVLIVSGYAENQRIAEALRLGARGYVKKPYTVVELAQAMRRALAHP; translated from the coding sequence ATGATCACCAACCTCGGCAAACGGTTCTTTGTCCCCACCCTGATCGCGATCGCGGTCGGGGTGGCGGTCATGTTGACGGCGGTGACGTTCAATGCCAAGGCGGCGCAGGAGGAATTGCGCAGACGGCTGCAACGGGAGACACTGTTGGCGGCCCGACTGATCGACAGCTGGCTGCAGGCGCAGCTGATCGACCTGACCCTCTGGTCCCGGCAGGAATCGGTGGTCAGGGCCCTGGAGGAAGGAGACACGCCCGAGGAGAACCTGCGGGCGGCTCACCGGTTTCTCGACACCCAGCGGGCCGGCCACCCGTTTTACGAAGCCTCGTTCCTCACCGATGCCCGGGGCCTGGTCATCGCCTTTGCCGCCGACCAGGCCCAGCCCCTCGCCGACCTCGAAATAGGAGATCGGGCCTATGTGCGGCAAACCTTGGAGGGCAGCCAGGTGGTGTCACCGGTTCTGGTCAGCAGACTCAGCGGCAAGCGGTCGTTCGCGATCACCGCGCCGGTCACCGCCGGCGGCCGGACGATCGGCCTGGTTGGCGGCATGGTCGACCTGGCGACGCTTAAACGCCTGTTCATCAACGATTTCAAATTGATCCCCAACGGGTTCGCCCTGCTCGCCGACAGCAGCGGCCAAGTCATCGCCAGTTCCCGGGACAACGAGCAAACCCTGTCCCGGTTCGGCAACTTCGCCCAACGGATCACCGGCGGCGGCGAGGGCGTCTTCTCCCAGCCCATCGACAACACCGAAACCCTGACCGCCTTCCGGCGATTGCATCACGCCGACTGGTCCCTGGCGGTCAATCAGCCGCTGGACGCCTCCCTGCGGCCGTTCCTCCGGGCGGGACAGATCAGCATCGTCGCCTCCCTGGTGGTGCTGGCCGGCCTTTCCCTGGTCAGCCTCGCCCTGTTCCGCCGCCTGATCACCCGCCGGATACGGGCCATGCTGCCGGTGATCGCCCAGGTCAAGGAGGGCGACCTGAACAGCCGCATTGCCTTGGACGACGCCCAGGAGGACGAGGTTTCGCTGGTGATCGCCTCGTTCAACGAAATGATCGGCCAGCTGCAGACAAACATCGCCGCCCTCAACAAGGAAATCCGCCTGCGCAGCGACAGCGAACAGATGCTCGCCTATCATCAGGAACATCTCGAACAGCTGGTCGCCGAGCGGAGCCGGGAGCTGGAGAGCGCGATCATCGAACGCAAACAGATGGAGGAACGGCTGGCCCGGGTGGAAAAACTGGAGCTGATCGGCACCCTGGCCGGCGGGGTTGCCCACGACCTCAACAACATCCTCTCGGGCATCATCACCTATCCGGACCTGCTGCTGCTCAAACTGCCCGATGACAGCCCGCTGGTCAAGCCGCTGCGCTCCATCAAGCTCTCCGGCGAGAAGGCGGCGGCCACCATCCAAGATCTGCTGATCCTGGCCCGGCGCGGCATCGCCACCAAGCAGCCGGTCTCGCTCAACGCCGTGGTCGAGGAGTACCTCCGTGGCCAGGAATACCAGCAACTGTGCAAGCGCCGGCCCGGACTGGAGCTGCGCGTCGACCTCGGCCCCGACCTGTCCCCCATTCTCGGCTCGCCGCTCCACCTGGCCAAGACCGTGGCCAATCTGGTGAACAACGCCGCCGAATCGATGCCCCAGGCAGGAATCATCCACCTGGCCACCGCCAACCGGCCTATCGAGGCGCCGCTGGCCCTCTACGAACAAATCGAGCCGGGCCGTTATGTGGTGCTCGAGGTCCACGACCAGGGCGCCGCCCTTGCGCCGCATGACCTGACACGGATCTTCGAGCCCTTCCACACCAGCAAGAAAATGGGCCGGGGCGGAACCGGCCTGGGCATGGCCGTGGTCTGGGGCACGGTCAAGGACCACGATGGCTTCGTGGACTGCGAGAGCCGGGCGGATACGGGCAACCGCTTTTCCCTGTTCTTCCCCGTCACCGACGCGATGCCGCGCCCTGAGCCCCGGCAACCGGTGGCCACCATCGAAAGTCCCGGCCCACACGAGCGGGTGCTGATCGTCGATGACTCTGCGGAGCAGCGCGAGCTCGTCCTGGTCACCCTCAAGGAACTAGGCTACACCGCCGTGGCGGCCGCCAGCGGCGAACAGGGGATGGAACTGCTCAAACAGGACCGGTTCGATCTCGTCCTGCTCGACATGATCCTCGGGCAGGGCATGGACGGCCTGGACACCTACCGGCAGATCCTGGCCCATGCGCCCGAGCAGAAGGTGCTCATCGTCAGCGGCTATGCCGAAAACCAGCGGATCGCCGAAGCCTTGCGGCTCGGAGCGCGGGGCTATGTGAAAAAACCCTACACGGTGGTCGAACTGGCCCAGGCCATGCGCCGGGCTCTCGCGCACCCCTGA